From the Candidatus Schekmanbacteria bacterium genome, one window contains:
- a CDS encoding glycosyltransferase family 1 protein, which yields MKRIKVLHIITRLDKGGSSENTLLTVKNLDNERYESSILYGMTKNPDEKYLPSVKKNIEVFFNIEDLVREINPLKDVKAFFKIYSFISKNNYHIVHTHSSKAGILGRWAAKFTGVPVIVHTPHGHIFYGYYGKIISWIFIFIERITASITDNLICLTERGKKEHISFKVGDEKKISVIHSGVDVDSIKNYAQKNERPFVKKNRIPPNSFVVGSMGRFVKVKGFEYFIKAAKIVSSKIDNAYFMLAGEGELEKSLKKLVLEYGLEKKFFFIPWQSDCRAFLYSLDLYVLSSVNEGMGKVIVEAMAAGLPVIGTDVGGVREIIEDGLTGFVIPPEDERSIAEKIEQLFFNKELRNRMGLMGQKRADSFSVKRMVEKIENLYRKLLKEKGLVNE from the coding sequence ATGAAAAGGATAAAGGTGCTTCACATTATCACCCGCCTTGACAAGGGCGGTTCATCTGAAAATACTCTTCTAACTGTAAAAAATCTTGACAATGAAAGATATGAATCTTCTATTTTGTACGGAATGACGAAAAACCCTGATGAAAAATATTTGCCTTCTGTAAAAAAAAATATTGAGGTTTTTTTCAATATTGAAGATTTGGTAAGAGAAATTAATCCCCTCAAAGATGTTAAGGCATTTTTTAAGATATATTCTTTTATCAGTAAAAATAATTACCATATTGTCCACACTCATAGCTCAAAAGCAGGAATACTCGGAAGATGGGCAGCCAAATTTACCGGTGTTCCTGTAATTGTGCACACCCCTCATGGCCACATTTTTTATGGTTATTATGGGAAAATAATTTCATGGATATTTATATTCATAGAAAGAATTACAGCGTCCATAACAGACAATCTGATTTGCCTTACAGAAAGAGGGAAGAAAGAACATATTTCCTTCAAAGTAGGAGATGAGAAAAAGATCTCTGTAATTCATAGCGGTGTAGATGTTGATTCCATTAAAAACTATGCGCAAAAAAATGAAAGACCATTCGTAAAAAAGAATCGTATTCCTCCTAACTCCTTCGTTGTGGGCAGTATGGGGAGGTTTGTAAAAGTCAAGGGGTTTGAATATTTTATAAAAGCCGCAAAAATAGTTTCTTCAAAGATTGATAACGCCTATTTTATGCTTGCCGGCGAAGGTGAATTGGAGAAATCTTTGAAAAAACTTGTCTTAGAATATGGGCTTGAAAAAAAATTTTTTTTTATTCCTTGGCAAAGCGATTGCAGAGCTTTTCTTTATTCTTTAGACCTCTATGTGCTTTCATCTGTCAATGAGGGAATGGGAAAGGTCATTGTTGAAGCAATGGCAGCGGGTCTTCCTGTTATAGGGACAGATGTGGGAGGCGTAAGAGAGATAATCGAGGATGGTCTAACGGGATTTGTCATTCCGCCTGAAGATGAAAGAAGCATTGCAGAAAAAATAGAACAATTGTTTTTTAACAAGGAATTGCGCAATAGAATGGGCTTGATGGGACAGAAAAGAGCCGATTCATTCAGTGTAAAAAGAATGGTTGAAAAAATAGAAAACCTCTACAGGAAGTTATTGAAAGAAAAGGGATTAGTTAATGAATAG